Part of the Bifidobacterium sp. ESL0775 genome is shown below.
TACAACGTTTCTGCGCCTATCTTATAATCTTCTATCTTATATTTTGTATCGTATCACCTATCCGATCAAATGATACGATAGCCTGCTATATCGCGGCGGCGATTGTGGATTCCTTCGTTACCAGGTGCTGCGGCTTTCTACTCCTGCAAGTGGTAGACGCTGTCGTCGCTTGGGGCCGAGTTCATGTGGTAGCCGACCACATAAAGGTAGGGTCGGTCTGTTTTTGCCGCCGTCGCCGGGCCTTGGGCTGGGTCGAATAGAGGGCTGGAGATCGTTGATGTGTTGGGGTTGTACCAGCCTGATGTATCCGCGTTTTTGAAGACGTAAATCGTGAAAAGGGGCTTTTGGATTTCGGCTTCGCTCGCTCCGCTGTCGTAACAGAGTTGTGAGCCCGTTCCCGCGGCGCATTTGTAATCGCTGTCCGGCCCGATAAGGCTCAGATAGGGTGAGTCTAGCTTGCTGTTGTGGGCTTGGTCTCCCCATGTCTCGTTTGAGTTCGCAAGGTGGAGCTGGTTGCTTGGATGGTCCGATGGCATCCCTGTGATGATGCCTGTCTTATCGAGTTGGGCGCATTTGCCGGAGTCGGTGCAGTACTTGCCGGCTATCAGCGAGAAATCGCCTTTTTCTGCGGCCGCCGTGATTTGGTCCGGGGTCGCGTTCTTGGAAGTGGGCTTCGGATCGGCCTTGCTGCCGTCCTTCGAGATGGTGAACTCGGGCAACGAGCTCCAATCGAGCTGCGGGTTTTCGACCAGATAATAAGCGGTTTCGTCGGAAGGCGCGGGCTTGGTGGCGACCATCTTGTGGCCCGGCTGCTCTACTTCCGGGACAAACGGGTTGGGGGAGTCCAACGTGGGGACGTTGACTTTCGTGGTCTTATAGAGGCTTTTGTCGCGGCGGATGAAGAACGGGCGCGAGGTGTCGACGTCTTTTTCCTTGGCCGCCTCGGCTGTCGCGTCCTTGTCGAAGTATCCGGAATCGATGACCCCTTTCACGTCGGAACCGACCGGGAAGTAGACGTAGTGGGTTTTCATCTCGTAACTTGCCCCAGACATCGGCGCGTTCTGGCTCGGGTAGTCGTGGGATAAGTGCCCGTTGACGCACGTGTCCTCTGGATCCCAGCGGGGGATTATGTCCGTGCCGCAGGTGATTTGGGAAATGGTCGAGTCCATGAGTTCGAACGCGCCCTTGTTTTGATAATACAGTTCTTCGCGAGCACCTTTCTTCGGGTCCGTGTTTGCCGGGCAGCCGGGGTCGCCGCCGTTATGGCAGAACAGCAGCGCGTGGCCGGTTCCGGTGCCGTCGGCGGAGTCATCGCCATTGCTTTCCGAACTTTTGACCCAGGATCGGCCGCCATCGTCGCCTGAATTTTCGCCGGGGCTCAAGGTGATGCATTTGTCGTCGTTGGTGCAGTATGTTCCCTCCACCGGTGCCAAGCCGGCATTGACGCCGGTCATGTTGATGTCGCTGTTGGTGGGATCAAATCTTACGGCGTCGTTCATGCCATTGGCGTCGATGCCGTAATAAAGCGTCAGGTTGCCGCCGGTGGCCGCGCTGCCGGGCTTGGGAGAGGAATCGACGACTTTGCCGAGCATCTTCTTGCTGGAGAAGCGGGGGACAAGCTTCACGTTGAAACCCTTGCTGGCGTACTGCTGCTTGGCCTCGCTCTTGTCTTGGCCCACGACGTCGTAATTGATGCCGCTGCCCGAGGTGGCGACGCCCACGTCGATGCCGGTTTTGCTGTCGCTGACCGCCTGGCCGTCGTTGGGGTAGGAGGCGATGACCGTGCCCTCTTTGGTCTTGTCCGTGTTGGTTATCACTTTGTAATAATGCACCGGAACGCCCATGGATTTGAGGCTGTCGGTGACGTTTTGCACAGGTTGGCCGCTGGTGCCTTTGGGCACGCCGGGGCCGCTCGAGGCGATGACGGTGATGGGCTGGCTGCGGGTGCTGTAACGCTTGCCGGACTCGA
Proteins encoded:
- a CDS encoding PASTA domain-containing protein, which translates into the protein MKFCNSCGHRMDDDEAFCTQCGSPAPTVGGNNNGIGGGRTGTGTGSICSAGSTGGAGSNNGNTVGNNTPIAAQPAPNQPAQGPTSSIPLPHGAPNPVVTAAGAAVTTAAKVHTKKTLIIIIASIVAAALVVTGVGFGTYKAQLWGGKTVPNPTDLGVVKSGKTDEFSASDVEKSLHKRGFKTVTKQTFSAKPKGSFLKYRGIESGKRYSTRSQPITVIASSGPGVPKGTSGQPVQNVTDSLKSMGVPVHYYKVITNTDKTKEGTVIASYPNDGQAVSDSKTGIDVGVATSGSGINYDVVGQDKSEAKQQYASKGFNVKLVPRFSSKKMLGKVVDSSPKPGSAATGGNLTLYYGIDANGMNDAVRFDPTNSDINMTGVNAGLAPVEGTYCTNDDKCITLSPGENSGDDGGRSWVKSSESNGDDSADGTGTGHALLFCHNGGDPGCPANTDPKKGAREELYYQNKGAFELMDSTISQITCGTDIIPRWDPEDTCVNGHLSHDYPSQNAPMSGASYEMKTHYVYFPVGSDVKGVIDSGYFDKDATAEAAKEKDVDTSRPFFIRRDKSLYKTTKVNVPTLDSPNPFVPEVEQPGHKMVATKPAPSDETAYYLVENPQLDWSSLPEFTISKDGSKADPKPTSKNATPDQITAAAEKGDFSLIAGKYCTDSGKCAQLDKTGIITGMPSDHPSNQLHLANSNETWGDQAHNSKLDSPYLSLIGPDSDYKCAAGTGSQLCYDSGASEAEIQKPLFTIYVFKNADTSGWYNPNTSTISSPLFDPAQGPATAAKTDRPYLYVVGYHMNSAPSDDSVYHLQE